In the genome of Nocardioides marmoribigeumensis, one region contains:
- a CDS encoding LCP family protein, with the protein MSLLTAPGPRDDTATRPGSDRPRHDRQAQRRAVLGRIRLRRALTLVLMTLVLPGSAQLVVGRRRVGQVAIRTWLGLWAGLLLVVGVGFLWHGLVFKLGSSTAFLTLVRLVLMLLAVGWAALFVDAWRLGRPLELERKHRLLLGGLNAGLSLVVAGSLLFGAHLVNVQRGFITAMFGDGVASAATHGRYNVLLVGGDSGDDRWGLRTDSLTVASIDEDTGRTILFGLPRNMTNFPFPEGSVMAEHFPQGYDCGADCTLNSLATWSGDHKDVFAHSKDPAMAATIEGVEGITGLKINYFAMVNLQGFRNLVAAMGGLTLNVRDRIPIGLPVTSYIEPGVRKLNGFETLWFARSRHSADDYSRMARQKCVMSAMLQQLSPQMVITKFEGLAKASESLLETNLPASELDTFVDLALKARSQRIATVSFVPPQIITSHPDIDKIRSMIKTAIDRSDKTDGAKHKLGKGFSKRHQGPQTGGSLGSMSDGYAANQSDDLSKVC; encoded by the coding sequence ATGTCGCTCCTCACCGCTCCCGGACCTCGGGACGACACGGCGACCCGGCCCGGCTCGGACCGGCCGCGTCACGACCGGCAGGCGCAGCGCCGGGCCGTTCTGGGTCGCATCCGCCTGCGTCGCGCGCTGACCCTGGTGCTGATGACCCTCGTCCTGCCGGGCTCCGCGCAGCTGGTCGTGGGCCGTCGACGTGTGGGCCAGGTCGCGATCCGGACCTGGCTCGGCCTGTGGGCCGGGCTCCTCCTCGTGGTCGGCGTCGGCTTCCTCTGGCACGGGCTGGTCTTCAAGCTGGGGTCGAGCACCGCCTTCCTCACGCTGGTCCGCCTGGTCCTGATGCTGCTCGCCGTCGGCTGGGCCGCCCTCTTCGTGGACGCCTGGAGGTTGGGGCGCCCGCTGGAGCTGGAGCGCAAGCACCGCCTGCTGCTCGGCGGGCTCAACGCCGGCCTCAGCCTGGTCGTGGCGGGGTCGCTGCTCTTCGGGGCTCACCTGGTCAACGTCCAGCGCGGCTTCATCACGGCGATGTTCGGCGACGGCGTCGCCTCCGCCGCGACCCACGGGCGCTACAACGTCCTGCTGGTCGGAGGCGACTCCGGCGACGACCGCTGGGGCCTGCGCACCGACTCGCTCACCGTGGCGAGCATCGACGAGGACACCGGCCGCACCATCCTGTTCGGCCTGCCCCGCAACATGACCAACTTCCCGTTCCCCGAGGGCTCGGTGATGGCCGAGCACTTCCCCCAGGGCTACGACTGCGGCGCGGACTGCACGCTCAACTCCCTGGCCACCTGGTCCGGCGACCACAAGGACGTCTTCGCCCACTCCAAGGACCCCGCCATGGCGGCCACGATCGAGGGCGTCGAGGGGATCACCGGCCTCAAGATCAACTACTTCGCGATGGTCAACCTCCAGGGCTTCCGCAACCTGGTCGCCGCGATGGGCGGCCTGACCCTCAACGTCCGGGACCGCATCCCGATCGGGCTGCCGGTCACCTCCTACATCGAGCCCGGCGTGCGCAAGCTCAACGGCTTCGAGACCCTGTGGTTCGCCCGGTCGCGCCACTCGGCCGACGACTACTCCCGCATGGCGCGCCAGAAGTGCGTGATGAGCGCGATGCTCCAGCAGCTGAGCCCCCAGATGGTGATCACCAAGTTCGAGGGCCTGGCCAAGGCCAGCGAGTCGCTGCTCGAGACCAACCTGCCCGCCTCCGAGCTCGACACCTTCGTCGACCTCGCGCTCAAGGCCCGCAGCCAGCGCATCGCGACGGTCTCGTTCGTCCCGCCGCAGATCATCACCTCCCACCCGGACATCGACAAGATCCGGTCGATGATCAAGACCGCCATCGACCGGTCGGACAAGACCGACGGGGCGAAGCACAAGCTGGGCAAGGGCTTCTCCAAGCGTCACCAGGGTCCGCAGACCGGCGGGTCGCTGGGCTCGATGTCCGACGGCTACGCCGCCAACCAGTCCGACGACCTGTCCAAGGTGTGCTGA
- the glf gene encoding UDP-galactopyranose mutase, translating into MANPNPDLPDLVVVGSGFFGLTIAERVANELGKRVLVLERRHHIGGNAYSEAEPETGIEVHVYGAHLFHTSNQRVWDYVNRFTTFTNYQHRVFAKYQGQVYSFPMNLGLINQFFGKSHTPDEARALIAEQASEIETSEAENLEEKAISLIGRPLYEAFVQGYTAKQWQTDPKNLSADIITRLPVRYTFNNRYFNDTYEGLPTDGYTAWLERMADHPGIEVRLETDFFDVKDEYLGKVPVVYTGPVDEYFGNSEGRLSWRTVDLEPEVMAVDDFQGTSVMNYNDADIPFTRIHEFKHFHPERDYPEAKGRTVIVREYSRAAEKDDEPYYPINTAEDRAKLLKYRDLAKQEPMVLFGGRLGTYKYLDMHMAIGSALSMFDNKIRPHFESGAPLSSGGVDE; encoded by the coding sequence GTGGCCAACCCGAACCCTGACCTGCCCGACCTGGTGGTCGTCGGCTCCGGCTTCTTCGGTCTCACCATCGCCGAACGCGTGGCCAACGAGCTGGGCAAGCGCGTCCTGGTCCTGGAGCGGCGCCACCACATCGGCGGCAACGCCTACAGCGAGGCCGAGCCCGAGACCGGCATCGAGGTGCACGTCTACGGGGCGCACCTGTTCCACACCAGCAACCAGCGCGTCTGGGACTACGTCAACCGCTTCACCACGTTCACCAACTACCAGCACCGGGTCTTCGCGAAGTACCAGGGGCAGGTCTACTCGTTCCCGATGAACCTCGGCTTGATCAACCAGTTCTTCGGCAAGAGCCACACGCCCGACGAGGCCCGCGCGCTCATCGCCGAGCAGGCCAGCGAGATCGAGACCTCCGAGGCCGAGAACCTCGAGGAGAAGGCGATCTCGCTGATCGGCCGGCCGCTCTACGAGGCCTTCGTCCAGGGCTACACCGCCAAGCAGTGGCAGACCGACCCCAAGAACCTCAGCGCCGACATCATCACGCGCCTCCCGGTGCGCTACACGTTCAACAACCGCTACTTCAACGACACCTACGAGGGCCTGCCCACCGACGGCTACACCGCGTGGCTGGAGCGGATGGCCGACCACCCCGGCATCGAGGTGCGGCTCGAGACCGACTTCTTCGACGTCAAGGACGAGTACCTCGGCAAGGTGCCGGTCGTCTACACCGGTCCCGTCGACGAGTACTTCGGCAACAGCGAGGGCCGGCTGTCGTGGCGCACGGTCGACCTCGAGCCCGAGGTCATGGCCGTCGACGACTTCCAGGGCACGTCGGTGATGAACTACAACGACGCCGACATCCCCTTCACGCGCATCCACGAGTTCAAGCACTTCCACCCCGAGCGGGACTACCCCGAGGCCAAGGGCAGGACGGTCATCGTGCGGGAGTACTCCCGCGCGGCGGAGAAGGACGACGAGCCCTACTACCCGATCAACACCGCCGAGGACCGCGCCAAGCTGCTCAAGTACCGCGACCTGGCCAAGCAGGAGCCGATGGTGCTCTTCGGCGGCCGCCTCGGCACCTACAAGTACCTCGACATGCACATGGCCATCGGGTCGGCGCTGTCGATGTTCGACAACAAGATCCGCCCGCACTTCGAGTCGGGCGCGCCGCTGAGCAGTGGGGGAGTGGACGAGTGA
- a CDS encoding glycosyltransferase: MTLTSTTAQTTGADQGPTVERLLQRQILPLDRDLDVLSLYVDPAEAALDVDRYEIGSNRSAQEAHAASLRQKVGAGADVHPDQILDRTRMRVPQGERLSFGTYFNAFPASYWRRWTVVSEVRLTVRLTGPGATVIVYKSMANGRSQRVDSATTRSVETEAFTFDLTLKPFVDGGWYWYNVVAGDDDVVVESAEWTGLVPEDRASHGTTTVGITTMNRPDFCAKLLGQIADDADLRPYLDEVLVVDQGNQKVTGSEYFPAAQEALGGTLRVIEQGNLGGSGGYARGQLETVRRGTATYFLCMDDDVVCEPEGIIRAVTFADLARRRTIVGGHMFSLYSRSRLHSFGEIVQPWRFWWQSAPGVFNDWDFSARNLRSARWLHKRIDVDFNGWFMCLIPTSVLAEIGLSLPLFIKWDDSEFGLRAKAIGVPTVTFPGAAVWHVPWTDKNDALDWQAFYHQRNRFIAALLHSPYERGGRMVRESLNHQIKHLVSMQYSTVELRHQALEEILAGPDHLHADLPTRLGRIKQFVQDFTDARLQADPDAFPPVRREKPPRKGRDGTEIPGRLSQLVTAGLAPIRQLKAPRRLSRTNPEAEVPAMDAKWYRLARFDSAIVSMPDGTSAALYQRDPERYRELVRKTLEIHQRLHREWPRLARLYRDHLDQVVSPEAWDRTFGTSPADMPAGRRDGDL; this comes from the coding sequence GTGACCCTGACCAGCACCACTGCCCAGACCACCGGCGCGGACCAGGGACCGACCGTCGAGCGCCTGCTGCAGCGGCAGATCCTGCCCCTGGACCGCGACCTCGACGTGCTGAGCCTCTACGTCGACCCGGCCGAGGCCGCGCTCGACGTCGACCGCTACGAGATCGGCAGCAACCGCTCGGCGCAGGAGGCCCACGCGGCGAGCCTGCGCCAGAAGGTCGGTGCCGGTGCCGACGTGCACCCCGACCAGATCCTCGACCGCACCCGCATGCGGGTCCCCCAGGGCGAGCGGCTCTCGTTCGGCACCTACTTCAACGCCTTCCCCGCCTCCTACTGGCGCCGCTGGACCGTCGTCTCCGAGGTCCGCCTGACCGTCCGGCTGACCGGCCCCGGCGCGACGGTGATCGTCTACAAGTCGATGGCCAACGGCCGCTCGCAGCGTGTGGACTCCGCGACGACCCGCAGCGTCGAGACCGAGGCCTTCACCTTCGACCTCACGCTCAAGCCCTTCGTCGACGGCGGGTGGTACTGGTACAACGTGGTCGCCGGTGACGACGACGTGGTCGTGGAGTCGGCCGAGTGGACGGGCCTGGTCCCCGAGGACCGCGCCTCCCACGGCACCACCACCGTCGGCATCACGACCATGAACCGCCCGGACTTCTGCGCCAAGCTGCTCGGCCAGATCGCCGACGACGCCGACCTGCGCCCCTACCTCGACGAGGTCCTCGTCGTGGACCAGGGCAACCAGAAGGTCACCGGCTCCGAGTACTTCCCCGCGGCGCAGGAGGCCCTCGGCGGCACCCTGCGGGTGATCGAGCAGGGCAACCTCGGCGGCTCGGGCGGCTACGCCCGCGGCCAGCTCGAGACGGTCCGCCGTGGCACCGCGACGTACTTCCTGTGCATGGACGACGACGTGGTCTGCGAGCCGGAGGGGATCATCCGCGCGGTCACGTTCGCCGACCTCGCCCGCCGCCGCACGATCGTCGGCGGTCACATGTTCAGCCTCTACTCCCGCTCGCGGCTGCACAGCTTCGGCGAGATCGTCCAGCCGTGGCGCTTCTGGTGGCAGTCGGCGCCCGGGGTCTTCAACGACTGGGACTTCTCCGCCCGCAACCTGCGCTCCGCACGGTGGCTGCACAAGCGCATCGACGTGGACTTCAACGGCTGGTTCATGTGCCTCATCCCGACCTCGGTGCTGGCCGAGATCGGGCTGAGCCTGCCGCTGTTCATCAAGTGGGACGACTCGGAGTTCGGCCTGCGGGCCAAGGCGATCGGCGTGCCCACGGTGACCTTCCCGGGGGCGGCGGTCTGGCACGTGCCGTGGACCGACAAGAACGACGCGCTGGACTGGCAGGCGTTCTACCACCAGCGCAACCGGTTCATCGCCGCGCTGCTGCACTCGCCCTACGAGCGCGGCGGCCGCATGGTGCGCGAGAGCCTCAACCACCAGATCAAGCACCTGGTGTCGATGCAGTACTCCACGGTCGAGCTGCGCCACCAGGCGCTCGAGGAGATCCTGGCCGGCCCCGACCACCTCCACGCCGACCTGCCCACCCGCCTGGGCCGGATCAAGCAGTTCGTGCAGGACTTCACCGACGCCCGCCTCCAGGCCGACCCCGACGCGTTCCCCCCGGTGCGCCGGGAGAAGCCCCCGCGCAAGGGCAGGGACGGGACGGAGATCCCGGGCCGCCTCTCCCAGCTGGTGACCGCCGGTCTCGCGCCGATCCGTCAGCTCAAGGCGCCGCGCCGGCTCTCGCGGACCAACCCCGAGGCGGAGGTCCCCGCGATGGACGCCAAGTGGTACAGGCTCGCCCGCTTCGACTCCGCGATCGTCTCGATGCCCGACGGCACCTCGGCCGCGCTCTACCAGCGCGACCCCGAGCGCTACCGCGAGCTGGTCCGCAAGACCCTCGAGATCCACCAGCGGCTGCACCGTGAGTGGCCCCGCCTGGCCCGCCTCTACCGGGACCACCTCGACCAGGTGGTCTCGCCGGAGGCGTGGGACCGCACGTTCGGCACCAGCCCGGCGGACATGCCGGCCGGCCGGCGCGACGGGGACCTCTGA
- a CDS encoding ABC transporter permease: protein MALKVRSEAKGRAPKGGPVPHTVDPAWVPAAPLLSPYGSGGLHDVAKRTYLLKLLVQKEIQARYNGSFLGLLWSYVLPLTRFCMYFFVIGLVLGLHRTVPNFAIHMFCALVFVHFFTETFSSGTRSIMRNKAIVRKMAMPREMFPVSAVIVSAIHAFPQILILLVASFGVGWHPSMSDLFAGVLGFTVLTLFCTGLALIFSAFNVYFRDFGQFVGLLTIFTHWAVPMIYPYSRVARSSLGGTVWEQVYLSNPLTEAVLLLQQCFWVPTCKGKTYCTGPDAMPSHLFERGFVMLGAGVVFLLLCQRIFTRLEGKFAERL, encoded by the coding sequence ATGGCGCTCAAGGTCCGCAGCGAGGCCAAGGGCCGCGCCCCCAAGGGCGGGCCGGTCCCGCACACCGTCGACCCCGCCTGGGTGCCGGCAGCCCCCCTGCTGTCGCCCTACGGCAGCGGCGGGCTGCACGACGTGGCCAAGCGCACCTACCTGCTCAAGCTGCTGGTGCAGAAGGAGATCCAGGCCCGTTACAACGGCTCGTTCCTCGGTCTGCTGTGGTCCTACGTCCTCCCACTGACGCGCTTCTGCATGTACTTCTTCGTCATCGGTCTGGTGCTCGGGCTGCACAGGACGGTGCCGAACTTCGCGATCCACATGTTCTGCGCGCTGGTCTTCGTCCACTTCTTCACCGAGACGTTCTCCTCGGGCACGCGCTCGATCATGCGCAACAAGGCGATCGTCCGGAAGATGGCGATGCCGCGCGAGATGTTCCCCGTCTCGGCGGTGATCGTCTCGGCGATCCACGCCTTCCCCCAGATCCTGATCCTGCTGGTGGCGTCGTTCGGCGTGGGCTGGCACCCCAGCATGAGCGACCTGTTCGCGGGAGTGCTGGGCTTCACCGTCCTCACGCTGTTCTGCACCGGCCTGGCGCTGATCTTCAGCGCGTTCAACGTCTACTTCCGCGACTTCGGCCAGTTCGTCGGCCTGCTGACGATCTTCACCCACTGGGCCGTGCCGATGATCTACCCCTACTCCCGGGTCGCCCGCAGCAGCCTGGGCGGCACGGTGTGGGAGCAGGTCTACCTCTCCAACCCGCTCACCGAGGCGGTGCTGCTGCTCCAGCAGTGCTTCTGGGTGCCGACGTGCAAGGGCAAGACCTACTGCACCGGGCCCGACGCCATGCCCAGCCACCTGTTCGAGCGCGGCTTCGTCATGCTCGGGGCGGGCGTGGTCTTCCTGCTCCTCTGCCAGCGGATCTTCACCCGCCTCGAGGGCAAGTTCGCAGAGAGGCTCTGA
- a CDS encoding ABC transporter ATP-binding protein translates to MGDSDSIVVRNVSKQFTLRYHRTLKQMAIALARKQDISEAFLALDDVSFTVQQGESIGLMGLNGSGKSTLLKLINGVMPPDSGEVLTRGRIAGLIATGAGFHPQLTGRDNVYLNAAIMGMSQREIDRKFDEIVEFADIGRFLDTPVGHYSSGMFSRLGFSVAVHTDSDIFLVDEVLAVGDRPFKKKCIKRMEEIRDEGRTLFYVSHAAGSVRKMCDRVLVLEKGILGFDGPVDEGIKYLHYDDDDTDEVEGELDETDDMDSELGADI, encoded by the coding sequence ATGGGTGACTCCGACAGCATCGTCGTGCGCAACGTGAGCAAGCAGTTCACGCTGCGCTACCACCGCACGCTCAAGCAGATGGCGATCGCCCTGGCGCGCAAGCAGGACATCAGCGAGGCCTTCCTCGCCCTCGACGACGTCTCGTTCACCGTCCAGCAGGGCGAGAGCATCGGGCTGATGGGGCTCAACGGCTCCGGCAAGTCCACGCTGCTCAAGCTGATCAACGGCGTCATGCCACCCGACTCCGGGGAGGTGCTCACCCGGGGGCGCATCGCCGGCCTGATCGCGACGGGCGCGGGGTTCCACCCGCAGCTGACCGGGCGCGACAACGTCTACCTCAACGCCGCGATCATGGGCATGAGCCAGCGCGAGATCGACCGCAAGTTCGACGAGATCGTCGAGTTCGCCGACATCGGCAGGTTCCTCGACACCCCGGTGGGCCACTACTCCTCGGGCATGTTCTCCCGGTTGGGCTTCTCGGTCGCGGTCCACACCGACTCCGACATCTTCCTGGTCGACGAGGTCCTCGCGGTGGGGGACCGGCCGTTCAAGAAGAAGTGCATCAAGCGCATGGAGGAGATCCGCGACGAGGGCCGGACGCTGTTCTACGTCAGCCACGCCGCCGGGTCCGTGCGCAAGATGTGTGACCGGGTGCTCGTGCTGGAGAAGGGCATCCTCGGCTTCGACGGCCCCGTCGACGAGGGGATCAAGTACCTCCACTACGACGACGACGACACCGACGAGGTCGAGGGCGAGCTGGACGAGACCGACGACATGGACAGCGAGCTCGGCGCCGACATCTGA
- a CDS encoding acyl-CoA thioesterase — protein sequence MADRPDSPGAQHALPPSFARTELAVLMDTTHVNLLGNVHGGVIMRQVDSTAGAVAQRHSGGPAVTAAMDEMAFLQPVHVGDILRTMAQVNWAGRTSMEIGVRVETERWNETTGKPLHVASAYLVFVAIDEDGSPRKIPGLDPQSERERRRVREAEIRRAHRLARKQEIQEGRTGAP from the coding sequence ATGGCCGACCGACCGGACTCACCCGGGGCACAGCACGCGCTCCCTCCCAGCTTCGCCCGCACGGAGCTGGCCGTCCTCATGGACACCACCCACGTCAACCTGCTGGGCAACGTGCACGGCGGCGTGATCATGCGTCAGGTGGACAGCACGGCGGGCGCCGTGGCCCAGCGCCACAGCGGCGGTCCGGCGGTGACCGCGGCGATGGACGAGATGGCGTTCCTCCAACCGGTCCACGTCGGCGACATCCTGCGCACCATGGCCCAGGTCAACTGGGCGGGGCGGACCTCGATGGAGATCGGGGTGCGGGTCGAGACCGAGCGTTGGAACGAGACCACCGGCAAGCCGCTGCACGTGGCGTCGGCCTACCTGGTGTTCGTCGCGATCGACGAGGACGGCTCCCCCCGGAAGATCCCGGGGCTCGACCCCCAGAGCGAGCGGGAGCGCCGTCGTGTCCGGGAGGCGGAGATCCGGCGCGCCCACCGGCTCGCGCGCAAGCAGGAGATCCAGGAGGGTCGCACCGGCGCGCCGTGA
- a CDS encoding glycosyltransferase, with protein sequence MTGQSPRDRVAAVVVTWNRADLVERILRAVDAQTHRPEVVVVVDNASTDATPEVLDRLAGELAVRLDVLRLPRNTGGAGGFHAGLERALSTDADLFWLMDDDGLPPEDCLASLIPALASYDFVGPAVVAEGDPSRLCFPIRVPGSARVVHRLDDVERASRDGVLPEVVIPFNGVLLTRDLVERIGTPREEFFIWGDDVEYLWRARRAGARVATVVGSHFAHPATDDLGTPMMFGRTTYNHSPSDLKHYCMARNNVVNLRDYVGWLGVLAFLVKTVWFYLFTRPDRHRLALSAEAVRAGVRRDFGGHERFLR encoded by the coding sequence GTGACCGGTCAGTCCCCCCGCGACCGGGTCGCGGCCGTGGTCGTGACCTGGAACCGCGCCGACCTCGTGGAGCGCATCCTGCGGGCCGTCGACGCCCAGACCCACCGCCCCGAGGTCGTGGTGGTCGTCGACAACGCCTCGACCGACGCGACGCCCGAGGTGCTCGACCGGCTGGCCGGGGAGCTCGCGGTCCGTCTCGACGTCCTGCGCCTGCCACGCAACACCGGGGGAGCCGGCGGCTTCCACGCCGGCCTCGAGCGTGCCCTGAGCACCGACGCGGACCTGTTCTGGCTCATGGACGACGACGGCCTCCCGCCGGAGGACTGCCTGGCCTCGCTGATCCCCGCCCTGGCCTCCTACGACTTCGTCGGGCCCGCCGTCGTCGCCGAGGGCGACCCCTCCCGGCTATGCTTCCCCATCCGCGTCCCCGGGTCCGCCCGGGTGGTGCACCGGCTCGACGACGTGGAGCGCGCCTCCCGCGACGGGGTGCTCCCCGAGGTGGTCATCCCGTTCAACGGCGTCCTGCTCACCCGCGACCTGGTCGAGCGCATCGGCACCCCGCGGGAGGAGTTCTTCATCTGGGGCGACGACGTGGAGTACCTCTGGAGGGCCAGGCGTGCCGGCGCACGCGTCGCCACCGTCGTCGGCAGCCACTTCGCCCACCCCGCGACCGACGACCTCGGCACCCCGATGATGTTCGGCCGCACCACCTACAACCACTCGCCCTCGGACCTCAAGCACTACTGCATGGCTCGCAACAACGTGGTCAACCTGCGCGACTACGTCGGGTGGCTCGGCGTCCTGGCGTTCCTGGTCAAGACGGTCTGGTTCTACCTGTTCACCCGCCCCGACCGGCACCGGCTGGCGCTGAGCGCCGAGGCCGTGCGCGCCGGCGTACGCCGGGACTTCGGCGGGCACGAGAGGTTCCTGCGATGA
- a CDS encoding glycosyltransferase family 2 protein, translating into MTQGSTEGATERGTDTVAVVVVTYNRAGLLTGCLDGLAALEHRPDAVYVVDNASTDDTAAVLAARAGRGDLPLHVLTSETNLGGAGGFHLGLSTAYDAGWDRIWLMDDDVVPAPDCLSVMLAHPGPALIAVREDTSGRLCEKAATVFDLSNPLAIRPKREMVEDRYPRREDMPSEVPVHNVAFEGFMVHRRVVEAVGLPDPGFFIFYDDVDFALRTRAAGFPVVALRDAVLVRRLDFDQQHDMRSWKGYYMYRNLFVVHLRYGTNLLVRLKPYLITLVVLLLAPLRGGRAEAANVVRALRDAPAVARVRPPRAPVRR; encoded by the coding sequence ATGACCCAGGGGAGCACCGAGGGCGCCACCGAGCGCGGCACGGACACGGTGGCGGTCGTGGTCGTGACCTACAACCGCGCCGGCCTCCTGACCGGCTGCCTCGACGGGCTGGCCGCGCTCGAGCACCGCCCCGACGCGGTCTACGTGGTCGACAACGCCAGCACCGACGACACCGCCGCCGTGCTCGCGGCCCGCGCGGGGCGCGGTGACCTGCCGTTGCACGTGCTGACCAGCGAGACCAACCTCGGCGGCGCCGGCGGCTTCCACCTCGGCCTGTCCACGGCGTACGACGCGGGCTGGGACCGCATCTGGCTGATGGACGACGACGTGGTGCCCGCGCCCGACTGCCTCTCGGTGATGCTGGCCCACCCCGGCCCGGCCCTCATCGCGGTCCGGGAGGACACCAGCGGGAGGCTGTGCGAGAAGGCCGCCACCGTGTTCGACCTGAGCAACCCGCTGGCGATCCGGCCCAAGCGCGAGATGGTCGAGGACCGCTACCCGCGCCGCGAGGACATGCCGTCCGAGGTGCCGGTGCACAACGTGGCGTTCGAGGGCTTCATGGTGCACCGCCGGGTGGTGGAGGCGGTCGGCCTGCCCGACCCGGGGTTCTTCATCTTCTACGACGACGTGGACTTCGCCCTGCGCACGCGGGCGGCCGGCTTCCCGGTGGTGGCCCTGCGCGACGCGGTGCTGGTGCGCCGGCTCGACTTCGACCAGCAGCACGATATGCGGTCGTGGAAGGGCTACTACATGTACCGCAACCTGTTCGTGGTCCACCTGCGCTACGGCACCAACCTGCTGGTCCGCCTCAAGCCCTACCTCATCACGCTGGTCGTGCTGCTGCTCGCGCCGCTGCGCGGGGGGCGCGCCGAGGCGGCCAACGTGGTGAGGGCGCTGCGGGACGCGCCGGCCGTCGCCCGTGTGCGGCCGCCCCGCGCCCCGGTGCGCCGATAG